In a genomic window of Cytobacillus sp. FSL H8-0458:
- the tatC gene encoding twin-arginine translocase subunit TatC, giving the protein MEEKELNLVEHLDELRKRLIITASAFILFFIAGFVFVEDIYKWLVRDLEVKLIVLGPSDIIWVYFMLATVIAVAATIPVLALQIWLFVKPALTAAERKISLSYVPALFILFITGLCFGYFVIFPTVLSFLVELGGEMFEANFTADKYFRFVLNMTLPFGVLFELPVVIMFLTSLGILNPYVLTKIRKYAYFVLIVISVIISPPDFMSDILVTIPLLLLYEISINLSKIVYKRKLKKQENSGEASS; this is encoded by the coding sequence ATGGAAGAAAAAGAGTTAAATTTAGTCGAACATCTGGATGAATTAAGAAAAAGGCTCATTATAACGGCATCAGCATTTATCCTGTTTTTTATTGCAGGCTTTGTTTTTGTGGAGGATATTTATAAGTGGCTGGTAAGAGACCTGGAGGTCAAATTGATTGTCCTGGGCCCAAGTGATATTATCTGGGTTTACTTTATGCTTGCTACGGTTATTGCCGTTGCAGCAACAATACCGGTTCTGGCCTTGCAGATTTGGCTGTTTGTCAAGCCTGCCCTGACAGCGGCTGAGCGGAAGATTTCTCTTTCTTATGTGCCGGCATTGTTTATTCTGTTTATTACAGGCCTTTGCTTTGGGTATTTTGTTATTTTCCCAACCGTATTAAGCTTTCTTGTAGAGCTGGGGGGAGAAATGTTTGAGGCCAATTTTACTGCGGATAAATATTTCCGCTTTGTCCTTAATATGACTTTGCCATTTGGAGTTTTATTTGAACTCCCTGTCGTAATCATGTTCCTGACTTCACTTGGGATTCTTAATCCGTATGTGCTTACAAAAATCAGGAAATATGCTTATTTTGTTCTTATCGTAATTTCGGTTATTATATCACCTCCAGACTTCATGTCTGATATTCTTGTAACCATTCCCTTGCTGCTGCTTTATGAAATAAGCATCAACTTATCAAAAATTGTCTATAAAAGAAAGCTGAAAAAGCAAGAAAATTCAGGAGAGGCATCTTCATAA
- a CDS encoding DUF2535 family protein, with amino-acid sequence MLFKSLEFKNAVGQKVKIIEIPVLAKDSPYYFMIQVRLKTFIAATNANEKTLKNHSFREYLKRVLKWPVYEEIFETPELKNNA; translated from the coding sequence TTGCTATTTAAAAGCCTAGAGTTCAAAAATGCTGTTGGACAGAAGGTAAAAATTATTGAAATTCCTGTATTGGCAAAAGATAGCCCTTATTATTTTATGATCCAAGTCCGTTTAAAAACTTTTATTGCGGCCACTAATGCCAATGAAAAAACACTTAAGAACCATTCTTTTAGAGAATATCTAAAGCGAGTTTTAAAGTGGCCCGTCTATGAAGAGATTTTTGAGACTCCAGAATTAAAAAATAACGCTTAA
- a CDS encoding DegV family protein yields the protein MTKIKIVTDSTADLSSELLEKFDIEVVPLSIHIEGNTYLDRVDITPSEFMKKMKEADELPKSSQPPAGLFAEVYDRFGDQGYEILSIHMTGGMSGTVQSAESAAAMSHANVTVVDSRYISKALAFQVLEAAKMAREGKSIQEIVSRLETIRSNTKLFVVVDTLENLVKGGRIGKGKAMIGSLLNIKPIASLEGGVYTPVAKVRSHTQVAKYLAKQFAEDIKGKTIKGVGLVHAEGIELASKLKTMIEELHAGAEVEIEETTPIISTHTGPGAIGFMYHLEDK from the coding sequence ATGACTAAAATTAAAATTGTTACAGATTCTACAGCTGACCTATCCAGCGAATTGCTTGAAAAATTCGATATTGAAGTCGTCCCTCTATCTATTCACATCGAAGGTAATACATACTTGGACCGGGTTGATATTACTCCATCTGAATTCATGAAGAAAATGAAAGAAGCGGACGAGCTGCCCAAAAGCTCACAGCCTCCTGCGGGATTATTCGCAGAGGTGTATGACAGGTTTGGTGACCAGGGCTATGAAATTCTCTCTATTCATATGACTGGCGGAATGAGCGGTACTGTTCAATCAGCAGAAAGTGCAGCAGCTATGTCACATGCAAATGTTACAGTGGTAGATTCCAGATATATATCCAAAGCACTGGCATTTCAAGTATTGGAGGCTGCGAAAATGGCCAGGGAAGGGAAAAGTATTCAGGAAATTGTCAGCCGGCTGGAAACCATTCGCAGTAATACTAAGTTGTTTGTAGTAGTGGATACATTGGAAAATCTTGTAAAAGGCGGAAGGATTGGCAAAGGCAAGGCCATGATCGGTTCCTTGCTGAATATAAAACCAATTGCCTCCCTTGAAGGCGGTGTTTATACACCTGTCGCTAAAGTAAGAAGCCATACCCAGGTTGCAAAATATTTGGCCAAGCAATTTGCAGAAGATATAAAAGGGAAAACAATAAAAGGTGTAGGCCTTGTTCATGCAGAAGGCATTGAGTTAGCTTCTAAGCTGAAAACAATGATAGAAGAGCTGCATGCTGGCGCAGAGGTTGAAATAGAGGAGACAACTCCAATTATCAGTACACATACAGGACCAGGTGCAATTGGGTTCATGTATCATCTGGAAGATAAATAA
- a CDS encoding nucleoside hydrolase, which produces MKRKNVLFFSDFGIDDFVAVIFAYFSEEINIVGIVADYGNVSREDAIRNAAYLRELTGQNTPVFSGAVLPLTGDAPVFYPDVHGIEGLGPIIPKLENSNNMFENFDDFKELIEKYEDDITIVNVGRLSSLATAFILYPALMSKVSDFYIMGGAFNVAGNVTPVAEANFYGDPYAANVVFANAPNKIHVFPLDVTMSAIITPAIIDSLDAYYQKVQNKVGLILKPMVDYYFNFYKETYPGISGSPMHDLFTFWAMLDGADIQYLDVPVKIITDKGEAFGQSIGDFRNVPQENKMKYRIHRIAVQFNYSNFIRTFYEIMTNHKTKPTQ; this is translated from the coding sequence TTGAAGAGGAAAAATGTCTTGTTTTTTAGTGACTTTGGAATTGACGATTTTGTTGCGGTTATATTTGCCTATTTCTCAGAGGAAATCAATATCGTTGGGATTGTTGCTGATTATGGAAATGTTTCCAGGGAGGACGCCATCCGAAATGCTGCATACCTTCGTGAATTAACCGGTCAAAATACTCCCGTATTCAGCGGAGCAGTATTACCTTTAACCGGCGATGCTCCGGTATTTTACCCGGATGTTCACGGCATTGAAGGGCTCGGTCCGATTATTCCTAAACTGGAGAATTCCAATAATATGTTTGAAAACTTTGATGATTTTAAGGAACTGATCGAGAAGTATGAAGATGATATAACAATTGTTAATGTAGGCAGACTTTCTTCATTGGCAACGGCCTTTATCCTTTATCCCGCACTTATGAGTAAAGTCAGTGACTTTTATATTATGGGCGGGGCATTCAATGTTGCAGGCAATGTGACTCCAGTGGCTGAAGCAAATTTTTATGGGGACCCATATGCGGCTAATGTTGTGTTTGCCAATGCACCAAATAAAATTCATGTCTTTCCTCTGGATGTAACGATGTCTGCAATCATTACTCCTGCAATTATTGACTCTCTTGATGCCTATTATCAGAAAGTGCAAAATAAAGTCGGCTTAATTCTGAAGCCTATGGTTGATTATTATTTTAATTTTTATAAGGAAACTTATCCAGGCATAAGCGGAAGTCCCATGCACGATTTATTTACATTTTGGGCAATGCTTGACGGGGCTGACATTCAATACTTGGATGTACCGGTAAAGATAATTACTGACAAAGGGGAGGCGTTTGGCCAGAGCATTGGTGACTTTAGAAATGTCCCTCAGGAAAACAAGATGAAATACCGGATACATCGGATTGCTGTGCAATTTAATTATTCAAATTTCATCAGAACATTTTATGAGATTATGACTAACCATAAAACGAAACCAACTCAATAG
- a CDS encoding SCO family protein translates to MRKRVFAIMVSAFMLAVLSACGQSGIKDALNWELADFTYTNQDNKEFGLKDLKGKVWVADFIFTNCEDVCMPMTANMKKLQDLAEEEGIKNIEFVSFSVDPKVDTPEVLKEFASSYNADFSNWHFLTGYEQEEIEKYAMEYFKTIVKKPQTGDQVIHGTDFFLVDQNGKVMKYYTGLNEIPLDEIMNDIKALQ, encoded by the coding sequence ATGAGAAAAAGAGTTTTTGCAATAATGGTATCTGCTTTTATGCTTGCAGTGCTTTCAGCATGCGGACAGAGCGGCATAAAGGACGCGTTAAATTGGGAACTGGCTGATTTTACGTATACAAATCAGGATAATAAAGAATTTGGTTTAAAGGATCTTAAAGGCAAGGTTTGGGTAGCCGACTTTATTTTTACCAATTGCGAAGATGTATGTATGCCCATGACAGCTAATATGAAGAAGCTTCAGGATTTGGCTGAGGAAGAAGGCATAAAAAATATTGAATTTGTTTCATTCAGTGTAGACCCAAAAGTGGATACACCTGAAGTTTTAAAGGAATTTGCATCTTCATATAATGCAGATTTCAGCAATTGGCATTTTCTGACCGGGTATGAACAGGAAGAAATTGAGAAATATGCTATGGAATACTTCAAAACCATTGTGAAGAAGCCGCAAACAGGTGATCAGGTAATCCATGGAACAGACTTTTTTCTTGTTGACCAGAATGGAAAAGTAATGAAATATTATACTGGTCTCAATGAAATACCATTAGATGAAATTATGAATGATATTAAAGCATTGCAATAG
- a CDS encoding SGNH/GDSL hydrolase family protein: MIKKFTLILWIMLLLASCSSVNHSDIIHSEKESRLTVKEEIPLDFFPRNLTVAAVGDSLTQGVGDSTERGGYVPYLEMSLEKDKSVQDAVFYNFGVKGNRSDQLLKKLGTDEVKDVVKNADAVIITIGGNDVMKVVRENFSNLKLRAFAKEKEIYEQNLTEVLDSIKEVNPNSKIILIGLYNPFLKWFSEITEINAILGDWNDTSQDILKNYPGTYFVEIDDIFENTDENLLFTDYFHPNDKGYELIAGRVHQILTEEVLKDIPYKRNAEGNGEKLIER, from the coding sequence ATGATAAAAAAATTCACCCTAATCCTTTGGATCATGCTGCTTCTCGCCTCCTGCAGTTCAGTTAACCACAGCGATATAATTCATTCTGAAAAAGAATCCCGCCTGACAGTTAAAGAAGAAATTCCACTGGATTTTTTCCCTCGAAACCTTACTGTTGCTGCAGTAGGAGACTCTTTAACCCAGGGGGTTGGAGACAGTACTGAACGTGGAGGCTACGTGCCATATCTTGAAATGTCACTGGAAAAAGACAAAAGTGTTCAAGACGCTGTTTTTTATAATTTCGGTGTTAAAGGCAATCGTTCCGATCAATTATTGAAAAAGCTGGGGACAGATGAAGTAAAAGATGTTGTGAAAAATGCAGACGCGGTGATCATAACCATTGGCGGCAATGACGTTATGAAAGTTGTCCGTGAGAATTTTTCAAACCTGAAGCTGAGGGCCTTTGCTAAAGAAAAAGAAATCTATGAACAAAATCTGACCGAGGTTTTAGATTCTATTAAAGAGGTAAACCCAAATAGTAAAATTATTTTAATAGGCTTATATAATCCCTTTCTGAAATGGTTTTCAGAAATAACGGAAATTAACGCTATTCTTGGAGATTGGAATGACACAAGCCAGGATATATTGAAAAATTATCCAGGTACCTATTTTGTTGAAATAGATGATATCTTTGAAAATACCGATGAAAATCTTTTATTTACAGACTACTTTCATCCAAATGACAAAGGCTATGAATTAATAGCTGGACGGGTCCATCAAATCCTCACAGAGGAAGTGCTGAAAGATATTCCGTATAAAAGGAATGCCGAAGGAAATGGAGAGAAGCTGATTGAAAGATAG
- a CDS encoding YpmS family protein, which yields MKDRKWKKLFFALLAINALIAAVLFIIISMPADDEDYTAVTENSDNYVPFKIKANKEDLNRVINHYLEKEGLTGAIDYKVLLNDEVDLYGTIPFFSQDLQMKLSFEPEALKNGDVVLQQKSISVGQLKLPVSHVLKLVKDRYNLPEGVTIQPQKERIYVSLQEMKLKSDVKVKVDEFNLKQDDIRFTLLVPVK from the coding sequence TTGAAAGATAGAAAATGGAAAAAGCTGTTTTTTGCACTGCTGGCCATTAATGCACTCATTGCAGCTGTGCTGTTTATTATTATCAGTATGCCGGCAGATGACGAAGACTACACAGCGGTCACCGAGAATAGTGATAATTATGTTCCTTTTAAAATAAAAGCCAATAAAGAAGATTTGAATAGGGTCATTAACCACTATCTTGAAAAAGAAGGACTGACAGGAGCAATAGATTACAAGGTCCTTCTAAATGATGAAGTTGATTTATATGGTACAATCCCTTTCTTCAGCCAGGATCTGCAGATGAAACTGTCATTTGAACCAGAAGCCTTGAAGAATGGGGATGTTGTCCTTCAGCAAAAGTCTATATCTGTTGGGCAGCTGAAACTTCCTGTTTCACATGTTCTGAAGCTGGTAAAAGACCGCTACAATCTTCCGGAAGGTGTTACCATTCAGCCGCAGAAAGAAAGAATCTATGTGTCACTGCAGGAAATGAAGCTGAAAAGTGATGTAAAAGTAAAAGTGGATGAATTTAATTTAAAGCAGGATGATATTCGTTTTACCCTTCTTGTTCCTGTTAAATGA
- a CDS encoding DUF4397 domain-containing protein — MPAERNQQWYLQKAAKYDLLAQYFKYIDAAQHIAYYHKHLHCLNQAFRMMRTNNPVPSAEVHQGQQARVRMFHGSPNAGPIDIYINGTRILKDFSYKEASGYAALPAGSHQIDIYPAGSMVSTLLSRKITAAADNIYTIAAAGNAANLKLVILEIQPEVPAGETKVRFAHLSHEAPAVDIAVKNRDVVFPNIAFRQASKYMALTPMTVDLEARVAGTPNEVLSIPRMQFKADQAYTLLAVGSVAKEPELEAIIITD, encoded by the coding sequence ATGCCTGCCGAGAGAAATCAGCAATGGTATTTACAAAAAGCAGCAAAGTATGATCTTTTGGCACAGTACTTTAAATATATTGATGCAGCACAGCATATTGCTTATTACCATAAACATTTACATTGCCTCAATCAGGCTTTTCGAATGATGCGTACAAATAACCCGGTGCCATCTGCAGAAGTTCATCAGGGACAGCAGGCAAGAGTGCGGATGTTCCATGGTTCCCCTAATGCCGGCCCGATCGATATTTATATAAATGGCACGCGAATTTTAAAGGACTTCTCATATAAAGAAGCAAGCGGTTATGCTGCACTGCCTGCAGGCTCGCACCAGATAGACATATATCCGGCTGGCAGCATGGTTTCCACACTTTTAAGCAGAAAAATTACTGCTGCTGCAGATAACATATATACAATTGCAGCTGCAGGAAATGCAGCAAACTTAAAGCTTGTCATATTAGAAATTCAGCCTGAAGTGCCTGCCGGGGAAACAAAAGTCAGATTTGCCCACCTGTCCCACGAAGCTCCGGCAGTTGATATTGCCGTAAAAAACAGGGATGTTGTTTTCCCCAATATTGCTTTCAGGCAGGCAAGCAAGTACATGGCATTAACTCCAATGACAGTCGATTTGGAGGCCAGGGTAGCAGGAACCCCTAATGAGGTGCTGTCAATTCCTAGAATGCAATTTAAAGCAGACCAGGCCTACACCTTACTGGCTGTAGGTTCCGTTGCCAAAGAGCCTGAGCTTGAAGCAATTATCATTACAGATTAA
- the rsgA gene encoding ribosome small subunit-dependent GTPase A produces MTINKLGLNPFFKDAFSAYEEKEYQMGRVALEHKRMYRVWTDKGEMLCEVSGKFSFDASSREDFPAVGDWVVIKERADEQRGTIHAVLPRKSKFSRKAAGVNTEEQIVAANVDTIFLVNSLNEDLNLRRMERYLLLTWESGAAPVIVLTKADLCENLEEKLAEVATVAMGVPVISISVMEENGIDLLKPFLEPGKTIALLGSSGVGKSTLTNYLLGAEKQKVQDIRISDDKGKHTTTHRELILLPEGAILIDTPGMRELQLWESESGLSESFTDIEQAAENCRFRDCTHENEPGCAVHMLIEEGSISRARLNSYKKLLKELAYLDRKQDKRAQSEERKRWKKISAGAKSKRI; encoded by the coding sequence TTGACAATCAATAAACTTGGATTAAATCCCTTTTTTAAAGACGCTTTTTCAGCGTATGAAGAAAAAGAATATCAAATGGGCCGGGTGGCTTTAGAGCATAAGAGAATGTATCGTGTATGGACAGATAAGGGTGAAATGCTCTGTGAAGTATCAGGAAAATTTTCTTTCGATGCATCATCAAGGGAGGATTTTCCTGCTGTAGGTGACTGGGTTGTCATCAAAGAAAGAGCGGATGAACAGCGGGGTACCATTCATGCAGTCCTTCCAAGGAAAAGCAAATTTTCAAGGAAGGCAGCAGGGGTGAATACGGAAGAACAAATTGTAGCTGCTAATGTAGACACTATTTTCCTGGTTAATTCACTTAATGAGGATCTAAACTTAAGAAGAATGGAACGTTATTTGCTTTTGACATGGGAAAGCGGGGCAGCTCCTGTGATTGTTCTTACCAAGGCTGACCTTTGTGAGAATCTTGAGGAAAAGCTTGCTGAGGTGGCCACCGTTGCCATGGGTGTTCCTGTTATCTCAATCAGCGTGATGGAAGAGAATGGAATAGACCTGCTTAAACCGTTTTTGGAGCCTGGAAAAACAATCGCATTGCTCGGCTCTTCAGGTGTTGGAAAGTCCACACTTACCAATTACCTTCTTGGCGCGGAAAAACAAAAGGTCCAGGATATTAGAATAAGTGATGACAAAGGAAAGCATACAACTACTCACAGGGAACTCATCCTTCTTCCTGAAGGCGCCATATTGATTGATACTCCAGGAATGCGGGAGCTTCAGCTGTGGGAAAGTGAAAGCGGTCTTTCAGAAAGCTTCACAGATATTGAACAAGCCGCTGAAAACTGCAGATTCAGGGACTGTACACATGAAAATGAGCCAGGGTGCGCTGTGCATATGCTAATAGAAGAAGGCAGCATATCAAGGGCGCGTCTGAACAGCTATAAGAAGCTTCTCAAGGAACTCGCTTATCTGGATAGAAAGCAGGATAAGCGAGCCCAATCTGAAGAACGAAAGCGCTGGAAAAAAATAAGTGCCGGAGCAAAGAGCAAAAGAATATAA
- the msrA gene encoding peptide-methionine (S)-S-oxide reductase MsrA, whose protein sequence is MTEKQYEKATFAGGCFWCMVKPFDEQPGIKEVLSGYTGGNVKNPTYQQVCSETTGHYEAVQITFDPEVYPYDKLLELYWQQIDPTDEGGQFYDRGQSYQTAIFYHNEKQKQSAEESKQKLAETGPFTKPIVTRILPASDFYPAEEYHQHYYKKNPERYNAYQTGSGRKAFINNHWGEK, encoded by the coding sequence ATGACAGAGAAACAATACGAAAAGGCAACATTTGCAGGAGGCTGCTTCTGGTGTATGGTAAAGCCTTTTGATGAACAGCCTGGAATAAAAGAGGTACTATCCGGGTATACCGGAGGGAATGTAAAGAACCCGACTTACCAGCAAGTCTGTTCGGAAACGACTGGCCATTATGAAGCGGTTCAAATCACATTTGATCCTGAGGTTTACCCATATGACAAACTGCTTGAATTATATTGGCAGCAGATTGACCCTACAGATGAAGGCGGGCAGTTCTATGATCGAGGCCAATCCTATCAGACAGCGATTTTTTATCACAATGAAAAACAAAAGCAGTCAGCAGAAGAATCAAAACAAAAGCTTGCTGAAACCGGTCCATTTACAAAACCGATTGTTACCAGGATTCTGCCTGCTTCAGACTTTTATCCTGCAGAAGAATATCATCAGCACTATTACAAAAAAAATCCGGAAAGATACAATGCCTATCAAACAGGCTCTGGAAGAAAGGCATTTATTAACAACCATTGGGGTGAAAAATGA
- the msrB gene encoding peptide-methionine (R)-S-oxide reductase MsrB has protein sequence MEKNREDLKQKLNPMQYEVTQNNGTEPPFRNEYWNEFKEGIYVDIVSGKPLFNSKDKYDAGCGWPSFTKPIEDEEVVEKEDRSHFMVRTEVRSKSADSHLGHVFDDGPGPAGLRYCINSAALRFIPKEKLEEEGYKEYLQLFNNEN, from the coding sequence ATGGAAAAGAATAGAGAAGATTTAAAGCAGAAACTTAATCCCATGCAATATGAAGTAACTCAGAATAATGGCACAGAGCCGCCGTTCCGCAATGAGTATTGGAATGAATTTAAAGAGGGGATTTATGTTGATATCGTTTCCGGCAAGCCTCTTTTCAACTCAAAGGATAAATATGACGCAGGGTGCGGCTGGCCCAGCTTTACAAAACCCATAGAGGATGAAGAAGTTGTGGAAAAAGAAGACCGCAGCCACTTTATGGTCAGAACGGAAGTGAGAAGCAAATCAGCCGATTCCCATCTTGGTCATGTTTTTGATGATGGACCGGGACCTGCGGGCCTCCGTTACTGCATTAATTCTGCTGCACTCAGGTTTATTCCTAAGGAAAAACTTGAGGAAGAAGGCTATAAAGAATACCTGCAGCTATTTAATAATGAAAACTAA
- a CDS encoding PTS sugar transporter subunit IIA encodes MFKKLFGKKETVKAIEVKAALTGKAVNLEEVPDPVFAERMMGDGIAIEPSEGVVVSPVNGEVVQVFPTKHAIGIRAENGAEILIHIGLETVSMKGEGFETHISEGSKVSEGDKLVTFDLALVKEKAKSTITPMIITNGDQVASLEKNAAGAVTRGTSAVMTVTAK; translated from the coding sequence ATGTTTAAGAAATTATTTGGCAAAAAGGAAACAGTTAAAGCAATTGAGGTTAAGGCTGCTTTGACGGGTAAAGCCGTTAATCTGGAAGAGGTGCCTGATCCAGTATTTGCAGAAAGAATGATGGGGGACGGAATTGCAATTGAACCTTCAGAAGGTGTGGTTGTTTCCCCGGTAAATGGAGAAGTAGTTCAAGTGTTCCCTACCAAGCATGCAATTGGCATTCGTGCTGAGAATGGTGCCGAGATTTTAATTCATATTGGACTGGAAACGGTCTCCATGAAAGGGGAAGGATTCGAGACCCATATTTCCGAGGGTTCAAAGGTCAGTGAAGGTGATAAGCTTGTTACGTTTGATTTAGCGCTGGTTAAAGAAAAGGCAAAGAGCACAATAACGCCAATGATAATCACTAATGGCGACCAGGTCGCTTCTCTTGAGAAAAATGCAGCAGGAGCCGTAACGAGAGGAACATCTGCAGTAATGACAGTTACTGCAAAATAA
- a CDS encoding SGNH/GDSL hydrolase family protein, protein MKRRKIGIYFFIITFIYGLYHLFDSLSKVEGANPTNVYQKLSSKENINYLIIGDSIGRGSGANSKSSAWFTRLEKHLHSEFGIKAKRHSIVQSGATAFEGLYKLQQSEHLGKIDLTFIVFGENDRKYMNEKQFSYFYEGLIRKTKQLYPDTEIITITENPLDNDAFVQAISHISNHYGAKNVDMRKPFELSGLPTEELTKDLVHPNDDGYEIYADTLIKEIRELAGSHAEIAELTAPIHDNADIEIASIPHVTDISGSFIHKDGIWESRMAGDSLEYQFSGPFLGVDMIRSEKGGKMDVFIDDVYITSLSAWWPLTKERYQYIVSGLEEGQHLVKFIVTNEKSVNNSTDDAVIQISSILTRADQ, encoded by the coding sequence ATGAAGAGAAGGAAGATTGGCATATATTTTTTTATCATCACTTTTATATATGGTTTGTATCATTTATTTGATAGCCTATCTAAAGTTGAAGGGGCAAATCCAACTAACGTGTATCAAAAGCTATCGTCAAAAGAGAATATCAATTACCTGATTATCGGGGACAGCATTGGCAGGGGGTCAGGTGCCAACTCCAAATCATCGGCATGGTTTACAAGGCTTGAGAAGCATCTGCATAGTGAATTTGGGATTAAAGCCAAAAGGCATTCCATCGTCCAAAGTGGTGCCACTGCCTTTGAGGGTTTATATAAACTTCAGCAATCCGAACATTTAGGGAAAATTGATTTAACTTTTATTGTATTTGGGGAAAATGACCGCAAATATATGAATGAGAAGCAATTTTCATATTTCTACGAAGGGCTTATCAGGAAAACAAAACAGCTTTACCCTGATACCGAGATCATTACCATTACAGAAAACCCGCTTGATAATGATGCGTTCGTTCAGGCGATTTCTCATATTTCTAACCATTATGGCGCAAAAAATGTGGATATGAGAAAGCCTTTTGAACTATCGGGATTACCGACAGAGGAACTGACAAAGGATCTGGTCCATCCAAATGATGACGGCTATGAAATATATGCAGATACCTTGATAAAGGAAATAAGAGAGTTAGCCGGCAGTCATGCAGAAATTGCAGAGCTTACTGCCCCCATTCATGACAATGCGGACATCGAAATCGCATCCATCCCTCATGTTACAGATATATCTGGATCATTTATTCACAAAGACGGCATTTGGGAGAGCCGCATGGCGGGTGACAGTCTTGAATATCAATTTAGCGGCCCTTTCCTAGGGGTCGACATGATTCGAAGCGAAAAAGGCGGGAAGATGGATGTGTTCATAGATGATGTGTATATAACATCCTTATCCGCATGGTGGCCACTGACTAAAGAAAGATATCAATATATTGTCAGCGGTCTCGAAGAAGGACAGCATTTAGTGAAATTTATTGTGACCAATGAAAAATCAGTGAACAACAGTACTGACGATGCCGTTATTCAAATTTCCTCCATCCTCACCAGGGCAGACCAATGA
- a CDS encoding YjcZ family sporulation protein has translation MYKGAVAGAGYDQCYPGYGYPVAGAHYGGCGYGGFALIVVLFILLIIIGACCCGNW, from the coding sequence ATGTATAAAGGTGCAGTTGCCGGTGCTGGCTACGACCAATGTTATCCGGGATATGGCTATCCTGTTGCTGGTGCTCATTATGGAGGATGTGGATATGGCGGTTTTGCATTGATCGTCGTATTGTTCATTCTATTGATTATTATAGGAGCATGCTGCTGCGGAAATTGGTAA